In one Chelmon rostratus isolate fCheRos1 chromosome 7, fCheRos1.pri, whole genome shotgun sequence genomic region, the following are encoded:
- the LOC121609609 gene encoding uncharacterized protein LOC121609609, which produces MTGIKYLMRVLLLTCLLLIGGRCKKEAVFVYSTLRGDVLLPCANLVSSDCSLISWTFFKVGQVRLTQEVSGGQVRVDSDKFSRMSITSNCSLHLRDLRVDDAGSYVCLDNGNAISDIYVSLLTITSFSTITELQPGGNLTLNCILFTYYDAGSCKSYSSVFNLSFTAEDSTVLPNDNRYKLTGHTRCNITLVANLQREDNNRKWRCQVNTKENRRVAFIDFTSTFLFENPPTAQNRNPSATTDCPVHLPISRIMLCLSLPVMVIIVGLITRGGDHKRAKTSAAGIEPRDSD; this is translated from the exons GTGGACGGTGCAAAAAAGAagcagtgtttgtgtacagCACACTGCGAGGTGATGTTCTCCTGCCATGTGCCAACCTGGTTTCCTCAGACTGCTCCCTCATCTCCTGGACTTTCTTCAAAGTCGGCCAGGTACGGCTCACTCAGGAGGTCAGCGGGGGTCAGGTGAGGGTGGACTCGGACAAATTCAGCCGCATGTCCATCACATCCAATTGTTCTCTCCATCTCCGTGACCTCCGGGTCGACGACGCCGGCTCCTACGTCTGCCTGGATAATGGAAACGCCATCAGTGACATCTACGTCTCTCTCCTCACCATCACTTCATTTTCCACCATCACTGAACTGCAGCCTGGAGGAAACCTCACCCTGAACTGCATCCTCTTCACTTACTATGATGCTGGGAGCTGCAAGTCATACTCCAGTGTGTTCAACCTCAGCTTCACTGCCGAAGATAGTACTGTGCTGCCCAACGACAACag GTACAAGCTGACTGGCCACACCCGCTGCAATATCACTCTGGTTGCAAACCTTCAGAGGGaagacaacaacaggaagtggaggtgTCAGGTGAACACCAAAGAAAACAGGAGGGTAGCGTTTATAGACTTCACGTCCacctttttgtttgaaaatcCTCCCACTGCCCAGAACCGAAATCCTTCAGCTACCACTGATTGTCCAGTCCACCTGCCCATCAGCCGCATcatgctctgtctgtctctgccagtCATGGTGATCATAGTGGGACTCATCACACGGGGAGGAGACCATAAGAGGGccaaaacatctgctgctggCATCGAGCCCCGGGATTCGGACTGA